The following coding sequences lie in one Apium graveolens cultivar Ventura chromosome 1, ASM990537v1, whole genome shotgun sequence genomic window:
- the LOC141718499 gene encoding uncharacterized protein LOC141718499: protein MEDDYSSWIGFPKSSKEYVRGIKAFMENSFPIHAKGEEMKCPCKVCVNRYWHTQTVIYDHLICSGPSPLHMKWICEVSHTKIDGSTDLMDSGTGIDFEDNLGEMFNCTGKKFRDLENDYESLTNAEARKFYGHVREGKQPLYPGSTKFSRLSFLIKLYHLKCAHGISESAFGELLELIRDAFPDAQIPLSLNAAKNMIKDLGLHYEKIHACRNNCMLYWGENKDKEKCDNCGVSRWVLPEKKGNDASDPGQVVHKVPANVMRYFPLKPRLQRLYMCKEYSKLMKWHDMGRQQDGKVRHPADTKAWKTIDADYPDFSLENRNVSLGVASDGFNPYRSMNLSHSTWPIVLVNYNLPPWLCMKQENLILSTLISGPDSPKNSIDVFMQPLIAELKELWEVGVNTYDALADEDFNLRARVLWTISDFPGYAMLSGWSTKGKLGCHVCHYETSSLYLKHSKKMCYMNHRKFLPSTHKWRMDTKRFNGVIEMGQCPSVLTGTDIEELLSGYVNQFGLQNKKAKSKTEGPFKKKSIFFDLPY from the coding sequence ATGGAAGATGATTATAGTAGCTGGATAGGATTTCCAAAATCTAGTAAAGAATATGTACGAGGGATAAAGGCATTTATGGAAAATTCATTTCCAATTCATGCTAAAGGAGAAGAAATGAAGTGCCCCTGCAAAGTATGTGTCAACCGTTATTGGCACACTCAAACAGTTATCTATGATCATCTCATATGTAGTGGCCCTTCTCCATTACATATGAAATGGATTTGCGAGGTATCACATACCAAAATAGACGGTAGTACTGACTTGATGGATTCGGGGACGGGGATTGATTTCGAAGATAATTTAGGTGAAATGTTCAATTGTACGGGTAAAAAGTTTCGAGATTTAGAAAATGACTATGAAAGTCTAACAAATGCAGAGGCTAGAAAGTTTTATGGCCATGTTAGGGAGGGTAAACAACCACTATACCCCGGATCAACTAAATTCTCTCGGTTAAGTTTCCTGATCAAACTTTATCATTTAAAGTGTGCTCATGGAATTTCCGAGTCTGCCTTTGGGGAATTGCTGGAGTTAATAAGAGACGCCTTTCCGGATGCCCAAATACCTTTGTCTTTGAATGCTGCAAAAAATATGATCAAGGATTTAGGCTTACATTATGAAAAAATACATGCATGCCGAAATAATTGCATGTTGTACTGGGGCGAAAATAAAGACAAAGAAAAATGCGACAATTGTGGTGTTTCTAGGTGGGTGTTACCGGAAAAAAAAGGCAATGATGCTAGTGATCCGGGGCAGGTTGTACACAAAGTGCCAGCTAATGTGATGAGGTACTTCCCTCTAAAGCCGAGATTGCAGAGGCTATACATGTGCAAGGAATATTCGAAACTAATGAAATGGCACGATATGGGACGTCAACAGGATGGAAAAGTAAGACATCCGGCTGATACAAAGGCTTGGAAGACGATAGATGCTGATTATCCTGATTTTTCATTAGAAAATCGGAATGTTAGTTTAGGAGTAGCCTCAGATGGATTCAACCCCTATCGTTCAATGAACCTAAGTCACAGTACCTGGCCAATTGTATTGGTCAATTACAACCTCCCACCTTGGCTATGCATGAAACAAGAAAATCTAATTCTTTCGACACTAATATCTGGTCCAGATTCACCAAAGAATAGTATTGATGTGTTCATGCAACCTTTAATTGCCGAGTTAAAAGAATTATGGGAGGTCGGCGTTAATACTTATGATGCCTTGGCTGATGAAGATTTTAATTTACGTGCTAGAGTGCTATGGACTATTAGCGATTTCCCGGGATATGCTATGTTGTCCGGCTGGAGCACAAAAGGCAAACTAGGGTGTCATGTCTGCCATTATGAAACTTCATCACTTTATTTGAAGCATAGCAAGAAAATGTGCTATATGAACCACCGAAAGTTTCTTCCTTCTACACACAAGTGGAGAATGGATACTAAAAGGTTTAATGGCGTAATTGAAATGGGGCAGTGTCCTTCAGTTTTAACGGGAACTGACATTGAGGAGTTGTTGTCTGGGTATGTAAACCAATTCGGCCTGCAGAATAAAAAGGCAAAGAGTAAAACTGAGGGCCCTTTTAAAAAGAAGTCAATTTTTTTTGATTTACCTTATTGA